Proteins co-encoded in one Pan paniscus chromosome 23, NHGRI_mPanPan1-v2.0_pri, whole genome shotgun sequence genomic window:
- the SEPTIN5 gene encoding septin-5 isoform X1, with product MDSLAAPQDRLVEQLLSPRTQAQRRLKDIDKQYVGFATLPNQVHRKSVKKGFDFTLMVAGESGLGKSTLVHSLFLTDLYKDRKLLSAEERISQTVEILKHTVDIEEKGVKLKLTIVDTPGFGDAVNNTECWKPITDYVDQQFEQYFRDESGLNRKNIQDNRVHCCLYFISPFGHGLRPVDVGFMKALHEKVNIVPLIAKADCLVPSEIRKLKERIREEIDKFGIHVYQFPECDSDEDEDFKQQDRELKESAPFAVIGSNTVVEAKGQRVRGRLYPWGIVEVENQAHCDFVKLRNMLIRTHMHDLKDVTCDVHYENYRAHCIQQMTSKLTQDSRMESPIPILPLPTPDAETEKLIRMKDEELRRMQEMLQRMKQQMQDQ from the exons ATGGACTCGCTGGCAGCGCCCCAGGACCGCCTGGTGGAGCAGCTGCTGTCGCCGCGGACCCAGGCCCAGAGGCGGCTCAAG GACATTGACAAGCAGTACGTGGGCTTCGCCACACTGCCCAACCAGGTGCACCGCAAGTCGGTGAAGAAAGGCTTTGACTTCACACTCATGGTGGCTG GTGAGTCAGGCCTGGGGAAGTCCACACTGGTCCACAGCCTCTTCCTGACAGACTTGTATAAGGACCGGAAGCTGCTCAGTGCTGAGG AGCGCATCAGCCAGACGGTAGAGATTCTAAAACACACGGTGGACATTGAGGAGAAGGGAGTCAAGCTGAAGCTCACCATCGTGGACACGCCGGGATTCGGGGACGCTGTCAACAACACCGAGTG CTGGAAGCCCATCACCGACTATGTGGACCAGCAGTTTGAGCAGTACTTCCGTGATGAGAGCGGCCTCAACCGAAAGAACATCCAAGACAACCGAGTGCACTGCTGCCTGTACTTCATCTCCCCCTTCGGGCATGG GCTGCGGCCAGTGGATGTGGGTTTCATGAAGGCATTGCATGAGAAGGTCAACATCGTGCCTCTCATCGCCAAAGCTGACTGTCTTGTCCCCAGTGAGATCCGGAAGCTGAAGGAGCGG ATCCGGGAGGAGATTGACAAGTTTGGGATCCATGTATACCAGTTCCCTGAGTGTGACTCGGACGAGGATGAGGACTTCAAGCAGCAGGACCGGGAACTGAAG gaGAGCGCGCCCTTCGCCGTTATAGGCAGCAACACGGTGGTGGAGGCCAAGGGGCAGCGGGTCCGGGGCCGACTGTACCCCTGGGGGATCGTGGAGG TGGAGAACCAGGCGCACTGCGACTTCGTGAAGCTGCGCAACATGCTCATCCGCACGCATATGCACGACCTCAAGGACGTGACGTGCGACGTGCACTACGAGAACTACCGCGCGCACTGCATCCAGCAGATGACCAG CAAACTGACCCAGGACAGCCGCATGGAGAGCCCCATCCCGATCCTGCCGCTGCCCACCCCGGACGCCGAGACTGAGAAGCTTATCAGGATGAAGGATGAGGAA CTGAGGCGCATGCAGGAGATGCTGCAGAGGATGAAGCAGCAGATGCAGGACCAGTGA
- the GP1BB gene encoding platelet glycoprotein Ib beta chain, with protein MGSGPRGALSLLLLLLAPPSRPAAGCPAPCSCAGTLVDCGRRGLTWASLPTAFPVDTTELVLTGNNLTALPPGLLDALPALRTAHLGANPWRCDCRLVPLRAWLAGRPERAPYRDLRCVAPPALRGRLLPYLAEDELRAACAPGPLCWGALAAQLALLGLGLLHALLLVLLLCRLRRLRARARARAAARLSLTDPLVAERAGTDES; from the exons ATGGGCTCCG GGCCGCGCGGGGCGCTGAGCTTACTGCTCCTGCTGCTGGCCCCGCCGAGCCGCCCGGCCGCAGGTTGCCCGGCGCCCTGTAGCTGCGCGGGGACGCTCGTGGACTGCGGGCGCCGCGGGCTGACTTGGGCCTCGCTGCCGACCGCCTTCCCTGTCGACACAACCGAGCTGGTGCTGACCGGCAACAACCTGACGGCGCTGCCGCCGGGGCTGCTGGACGCGCTGCCCGCGCTGCGCACCGCACACCTGGGCGCCAACCCCTGGCGCTGCGACTGCCGCCTTGTGCCGCTGCGCGCCTGGCTGGCCGGCCGCCCCGAGCGTGCGCCCTACCGCGACCTGCGTTGCGTGGCGCCCCCAGCGCTGCGCGGCCGCCTGCTGCCCTATCTGGCCGAGGACGAGCTGCGCGCCGCTTGCGCTCCCGGCCCGCTCTGCTGGGGGGCGCTGGCGGCGCAGCTTGCGCTGCTGGGCCTTGGGCTGCTGCACGCGTtgctgctggtgctgctgctgTGCCGCCTGCGGAGGCTGCGGGCCCGGGCCCGCGCTCGCGCCGCAGCCCGGCTGTCGCTGACCGACCCGCTGGTGGCCGAGCGAGCCGGAACCGACGAGTCCTGA
- the SEPTIN5 gene encoding septin-5 isoform X2, with protein MSTGLRYKSKLATPEDKQDIDKQYVGFATLPNQVHRKSVKKGFDFTLMVAGESGLGKSTLVHSLFLTDLYKDRKLLSAEERISQTVEILKHTVDIEEKGVKLKLTIVDTPGFGDAVNNTECWKPITDYVDQQFEQYFRDESGLNRKNIQDNRVHCCLYFISPFGHGLRPVDVGFMKALHEKVNIVPLIAKADCLVPSEIRKLKERIREEIDKFGIHVYQFPECDSDEDEDFKQQDRELKESAPFAVIGSNTVVEAKGQRVRGRLYPWGIVEVENQAHCDFVKLRNMLIRTHMHDLKDVTCDVHYENYRAHCIQQMTSKLTQDSRMESPIPILPLPTPDAETEKLIRMKDEELRRMQEMLQRMKQQMQDQ; from the exons GACATTGACAAGCAGTACGTGGGCTTCGCCACACTGCCCAACCAGGTGCACCGCAAGTCGGTGAAGAAAGGCTTTGACTTCACACTCATGGTGGCTG GTGAGTCAGGCCTGGGGAAGTCCACACTGGTCCACAGCCTCTTCCTGACAGACTTGTATAAGGACCGGAAGCTGCTCAGTGCTGAGG AGCGCATCAGCCAGACGGTAGAGATTCTAAAACACACGGTGGACATTGAGGAGAAGGGAGTCAAGCTGAAGCTCACCATCGTGGACACGCCGGGATTCGGGGACGCTGTCAACAACACCGAGTG CTGGAAGCCCATCACCGACTATGTGGACCAGCAGTTTGAGCAGTACTTCCGTGATGAGAGCGGCCTCAACCGAAAGAACATCCAAGACAACCGAGTGCACTGCTGCCTGTACTTCATCTCCCCCTTCGGGCATGG GCTGCGGCCAGTGGATGTGGGTTTCATGAAGGCATTGCATGAGAAGGTCAACATCGTGCCTCTCATCGCCAAAGCTGACTGTCTTGTCCCCAGTGAGATCCGGAAGCTGAAGGAGCGG ATCCGGGAGGAGATTGACAAGTTTGGGATCCATGTATACCAGTTCCCTGAGTGTGACTCGGACGAGGATGAGGACTTCAAGCAGCAGGACCGGGAACTGAAG gaGAGCGCGCCCTTCGCCGTTATAGGCAGCAACACGGTGGTGGAGGCCAAGGGGCAGCGGGTCCGGGGCCGACTGTACCCCTGGGGGATCGTGGAGG TGGAGAACCAGGCGCACTGCGACTTCGTGAAGCTGCGCAACATGCTCATCCGCACGCATATGCACGACCTCAAGGACGTGACGTGCGACGTGCACTACGAGAACTACCGCGCGCACTGCATCCAGCAGATGACCAG CAAACTGACCCAGGACAGCCGCATGGAGAGCCCCATCCCGATCCTGCCGCTGCCCACCCCGGACGCCGAGACTGAGAAGCTTATCAGGATGAAGGATGAGGAA CTGAGGCGCATGCAGGAGATGCTGCAGAGGATGAAGCAGCAGATGCAGGACCAGTGA
- the SEPTIN5 gene encoding septin-5 isoform X3: MDSLAAPQDRLVEQLLSPRTQAQRRLKDIDKQYVGFATLPNQVHRKSVKKGFDFTLMVAGESGLGKSTLVHSLFLTDLYKDRKLLSAEERISQTVEILKHTVDIEEKGVKLKLTIVDTPGFGDAVNNTECWKPITDYVDQQFEQYFRDESGLNRKNIQDNRVHCCLYFISPFGHGLRPVDVGFMKALHEKVNIVPLIAKADCLVPSEIRKLKERIREEIDKFGIHVYQFPECDSDEDEDFKQQDRELKESAPFAVIGSNTVVEAKGQRVRGRLYPWGIVEGALRLREAAQHAHPHAYARPQGRDVRRALRELPRALHPADDQQTDPGQPHGEPHPDPAAAHPGRRD; this comes from the exons ATGGACTCGCTGGCAGCGCCCCAGGACCGCCTGGTGGAGCAGCTGCTGTCGCCGCGGACCCAGGCCCAGAGGCGGCTCAAG GACATTGACAAGCAGTACGTGGGCTTCGCCACACTGCCCAACCAGGTGCACCGCAAGTCGGTGAAGAAAGGCTTTGACTTCACACTCATGGTGGCTG GTGAGTCAGGCCTGGGGAAGTCCACACTGGTCCACAGCCTCTTCCTGACAGACTTGTATAAGGACCGGAAGCTGCTCAGTGCTGAGG AGCGCATCAGCCAGACGGTAGAGATTCTAAAACACACGGTGGACATTGAGGAGAAGGGAGTCAAGCTGAAGCTCACCATCGTGGACACGCCGGGATTCGGGGACGCTGTCAACAACACCGAGTG CTGGAAGCCCATCACCGACTATGTGGACCAGCAGTTTGAGCAGTACTTCCGTGATGAGAGCGGCCTCAACCGAAAGAACATCCAAGACAACCGAGTGCACTGCTGCCTGTACTTCATCTCCCCCTTCGGGCATGG GCTGCGGCCAGTGGATGTGGGTTTCATGAAGGCATTGCATGAGAAGGTCAACATCGTGCCTCTCATCGCCAAAGCTGACTGTCTTGTCCCCAGTGAGATCCGGAAGCTGAAGGAGCGG ATCCGGGAGGAGATTGACAAGTTTGGGATCCATGTATACCAGTTCCCTGAGTGTGACTCGGACGAGGATGAGGACTTCAAGCAGCAGGACCGGGAACTGAAG gaGAGCGCGCCCTTCGCCGTTATAGGCAGCAACACGGTGGTGGAGGCCAAGGGGCAGCGGGTCCGGGGCCGACTGTACCCCTGGGGGATCGTGGAGG GCGCACTGCGACTTCGTGAAGCTGCGCAACATGCTCATCCGCACGCATATGCACGACCTCAAGGACGTGACGTGCGACGTGCACTACGAGAACTACCGCGCGCACTGCATCCAGCAGATGACCAG CAAACTGACCCAGGACAGCCGCATGGAGAGCCCCATCCCGATCCTGCCGCTGCCCACCCCGGACGCCGAGACTGA